ACTCGatctattatgttagtatcgataattaaattgcacaCATTCGTGACCACGTGTGAATTAGCGATCGTTAGATTATCTCGTAAAGGTGTTGCTGTAAACATGGACTACATTTCTTGATTATGATCACATTTTACATTCTGATGTTTGCAATGTGCGCATGcttgtcatcatcatcagacTAACtccatagtaatatttatcaatactacgaatctttattttactgtgCCTGTAACATCCTTGTCAAAACAATCAAACAAGTTAAATTTTGTTGGCTCtggccatagataaaagaaatgcTCTGACTATGAATCTAAAAAGCGCTCGTAAGAGCGCtcgtaaaaataatacatttaggTAAAGCCACACTTAGGTAAAGCTACGTACTATAGGATTTTCAGATGACAGGAACCGTAACGTAACAATCACGTAAATTCAATTACTCTACAGTCTGAGGGCATGCGTCAATTCTCGAACTAAAACCGGCATTGTGTAATCTGGAGTTGTGGACAATCAGAGTAATGGCGGCCATCCTGCGGCGGCCGGCACACGCTGTTTCCCGCTAGAAGTTTCCAGAATCGTAATCGTTAAGCTACGTGTAGGTACTTCAACTTCATATAGGTAAAGTTATCACGCATGGACATTTCGGCGGTAAAAGTGGCGAATTAATATTGACTTTGTGCAGTGACACCACTGGCCGTTGTAAAAGAGGGCTTGTCCTTTAACGATGTGATGTGATGACCTTATGAACCTTGACCTTTGAATGTCTTTTTGAGctatttattgttaacttaTTAACTTCGTTTCCGTGCGATTCGAAATAAGTAAAAGTTTCTTCGATCTAAATGATctttaggtacctaagtacttatcAATTTGCAAAGCAGAAGACAGCAGTAGAGTTTTTTGTTTGAACGTATCTTTGGAACTTTCATGGAAGCACCGGtctgatttaaaatttcataagaatATAGCTTTTCATTATGTCGACATAAACTTTGGTCTTCAGGTCATGTATACTTGTCATTCAGTGATGCTCGTTTGGGTGAAGTATGCTCGAGTCGCCGAAGTATACTTACTTGCCTTGATGAAGTTTTCATCTAATGTTGTATGGCGATTTTTTGTATCGAATGAAATAATTGCATTCTCATCGAGACTAACTGAGATGCCTACCTACATTGTTTATTAACTAGACAATTATACCGTCAATGGTTAAACAGTTTTGATCACCAGAAAATGTAGTGAATGAAAAAAACAGTAGAGGTGAATATCAATTGAAACAGCAACAAACAACTATTGGAGTGGTCCAATAGGTATGATATCATTGGTGTAAGGTGTACCTAATCAATCAGTTTATATTGGGTCTCTAAGCTTTTGGTCATATAGACACATGATAGAGTTTATCGgagatattaattttgataaggAGCTTACGGCTTCCGATTACGATTTAGCTTTCAGCACTGTCCTCATTTCTGGTACTAGGTGTCGGTAGAATGTAAATTGTCTAAGATTCAGAAAAGACTAAGAAAATcttattgtttaataaattaatatttttatgtatataatatacttaattattgttatgtaaatttaccttcacatgaataaaattatatttcttacagattttcattattaattacaatgtcATAAACAATTACTTCaatttgtacctacttattatcCGTGTGCGTCTCTGGTGTGCGTGCATTATAATTACAGTCCCCGCAGTACACTATAGAAAGGccattatttgtttaaatatccCTACATAAATGTTGAGGGAGGACACTAGAGGTTGCGAACTGAAATGCACATCAATTATGCTGAATaatctacttatttaaaatcgCAGCTACCTTAGTTATGCAAATTGGATGGTGGCTATGTTTTTCTCTACTTTGTTATCTAATTGCCTTTCTTTCATTTTCGCGTGTTCCCGGCTGTGGCGTTGCATTCACGGCTGTAGTGCCTGAGGCCCAGGGATCGTGTACAAATTTTGGAGATTTATAAACGGCCGCCTCATTATCCATCGacttttgtatgtatttatattatacatagagATATGAGTGAGTTTGAAGATAATCATGCCTGAATGAAATGATGCAGATTGCATTGTGCTCATCCTTGAGTCACGGCTTGGATGTATTCGCAGTGAAGTCAGGAAGGTTTCATTACTGCaggtttttatgtaaattatgtcGGTGTGACTCATATGCCATTTACACCTACTTACTGATGATGTGAACACGctgaagtacttactaatatattatttccttttgGAACATGGGTTTATACAACCGGATTTTGGCCGTGGATGCATGAAAAACTTatcttaggtacctacctaaggtAAGTTTTAAGGCTTTGAGAAATTTTTACGCATACGGAGAATACAAAagtatgttattgtttatCCCAATGAAATTGTACATATGTTGAGTAAAGACAGAGGTTAATTGATTAAGAATGAAAATCTGTAagaaatctaattttataaatgtgaaggTAATCTTACGAACtctggcgtgtggttccgtcctagaatagaaccTCTGTATGTCCTCTGTATGTATGGGAtacatagccttggcagctgcTGGGAATGCAACAAttgcattcccaaggaggctggaaggcggccggttgtaaaatcacagcctaatattttttaacgctgaccctgggcttcaTAGCGTCAAAGTCCcgagagatgagagagataattTTATGGACTCCATTTAGCACAATAATACTTTGTCGTAAAAGTGGTAATGCACATGATTTAAGAGGGTCACGCACTGCGAACATAAGCCAATTTTTCCAAATACTAAATGAATGAACACGACTTTCAATTTGTAAACACAACGTCAACTTTGCGATTTGAACGGACATATAATAGTTCATACGATAGCTAGGGCGCCGAGGTCGTTCTACGCCGGTGGCTTCAAACAATGACTTACATGAGAGTGATGCGTGCTTCTCTGGCGGCCACTGAGACTCCACTGGAGGCAAGGAGACCGGAGGCTGCCGTGCGTAGGGTTGCGCCGTCATACGTGGAAATATCGATGAATAGCCCTTTATCGATACGAGTTCGAATGTTTTGTTGCCTCGTATCAGTCGGATTAGGGACCTATTTAATGGAAGGAACATATCTTCAGTACCTACTCAATACCTTATTGCTGTTGTTTTCTTCTTGGTCATGATTTCGGATTCCTTTTGGAGCTAACTTCTACAATACCTTCTCGATACTCTTTCTCAGTGGTAGATCATTAGATGGGTgactaaaaatgtattacctAGGAACGAATTTTAAGCCGTTACAACCCATCTATCATcttatccatccatccataaggGAGGTACTAACATATttcatgatgatgatgaatgccTTATTTATTTCCCATAGCTATCTTTTTATTGTAGTTTCAATTCAAATAGCGAGATTAGCTCTGTAGACGACGATTATGTATAGTGTGCTGCAAAATGTGTCAACGTATCGACAAGTCGATAGATATCCGTCACACACTTAGGtaccatttatatttatgtcgtCTAGCTCCTGAAGATTCCTAAATCATAGGATAATAGGCACATATAACTACCTATAGGTTCACGTCGCGATTTTGATTGGCTTATGACGGGCCTGTATTCATAGGTACAAAAGAGCATTGATTtatgttcttattttatttaatagtcgTCAAGTGTGCCGCATATAACGCATGTATCTAGAATGATAgacgcaaataaataaatgggaaGGATATTTAGACCGGAGATGGTTTAGAATAGAATGATTTGGACGAGATAAACatgaaaagataaaaaacaGACGAATATAGAAATTTAAGGAAGGATTTTGCAGACCAGtggaatatttattgttaaaaaacaaaattatctatgtAATCTCAGATTATTAAGAGATAAAAGAAGGACATTGGAGTTCGACACTCCTTCCGTACTTACAGGTTTTGATTAAGATGTCATTCTCAATGTTTGCCATTTTAATTCTTTAGGCgttaacaagttttttacgaCCAAgtatgaaaacaaacaaaggATTAGTATGTGATTGacaatactaatataatacctaatttACTAGTTCAGTCTATCTATATTGATTTAATAGAGTTAGATTGTCACGTAATAATTGATCCAAGGCAATGACAgtcatgtaaaatatttattttattgtattgtggtAGATCCGATTTTAAGAACTTAAACATGTATATACCTacgaataatttaaaaagtttatattttattagacatTTTAGTGctttcatgaaaaatatttaattttgtaatgtggTAACATTTGAGCCAATGACAATGACAAAAACGTCAATCAAACAGTTTAACAAATGTCAAACGTGAAGGTGtcaaacgtaaaaataaaaacacggaATTGTAGGCgagatttgtttaaaatattggtgTATGTTCtagaatattgttaaaatgtcTCAATCCCGAGTTGGACAATCGCACGATGAGGAAAACCCGAAGCACATCTTTGAAGAGGCTATGAAACTGTTTGATAATATCGAGAATGGGAAAGAAGCGACCAACAGTGACCCGGTGCAGGTATGAcattaataatactatttacaTACACTATTGATttccattaaattaattaagatttaaaaattaaaaaaagatgaaTTTTGGCTTTCTAATTGCGTTTAAAAACTGGGCATAGAAATAGTAGTTTCGCCGTCTGCCTGACTCAACCTTCTGCAAATGCTTTTTTGCCTGTCAAGGCTTTCAAAATATCCCTTGctcgtctcgtacgacatccacgggataTGAAGTGGTCTTTTTCTAGTAGTCCTTAGTAAATAGTATCATAAAACCTACTTAATgtgaaattatgtaatttcagATGAGTATAAAAGCAGCTATATCGAAGTTCGAGAAGGCGACCAACATGGTGTCGATGCTGGGGCTGTTCAGTAAGAACGAGAGCCTGGAGGAGCTCTCCACAGACACGCTACAGTATCTGCTACTGCCGGCTTTGCTGGGCACACTGAGCTTGAAGCTGTGTGGCCAGCCTCGCAAGGAGGTTATTGATGTTGCTgagatttattttaggtaatttatctttttttttttacgtggaggtgtaatggttaagacactGCTTAATGCACAAAGAAGTTGCATAGCTAAAGGTGCCATTTAACACATATAGTttacacattatataaaatcacataCTTTCTGGTATCGCtagtaatgataataattttctattcttCAGAGACTTTCTCCAGCGCTGTAGAGACTACGGATTGACAAGCATAGAAGTGCCTCAACCCAGCTCCAGCACGGAGGGCACCGTCAGTCGTGCTCACACAGAACAGGGCAAAATAGAAATGATGGTTTGTTGCAACATTTCCCTTCAAGCTAAcgctttgttttgttatttgcaactttgtatgaaaattatattgccATTAGAGATTTCTTTgtcattttctatttatctataaacatgctaaatttaattattggtATTCTATCATTACTTTATTCCAGTTGTTATAATTAGCATTATGACTCCTATACTAGGTCACCTTTGAGAAGAACAGATGAAATACTTTAGTGTCTTTCAGGTCATGACAAGGGAAGCTAAAATCAAGAGGTACAGGCAACAGAAAGAATTACAGGAGAAACTAAGCACACTGTCCAAAGCTGTGAATATGTACTCTGTTGATGATGAGACTAAACGGGAGTACTACACAACGTTGCTTCACAGCTATGTCAATGAGGCACTAGATGAGTTGGCCAGCATCGAGCAGGAGAGGCCTATTCTCGAATACATGGAGAAAAATTCTGGAGGTAATTGAATTAATGTTGCTATTAATGTAAGTTATGTCATATTTTCCCTatgattttcttaattttcacCCTCTATTATAGtgccaaaatataaaacacctCAACacaaaacagacaaaaaaacaaaaaacagaaTATACATAGAACAAAATgagaaaacaaaatggcgggaCATTTAATCACATTTTCACATACCTcaactaaataatttcataatccAGCGGTTTAGACCTGAAGGCGGAACggactttctcatttataatataagaatgGATGTGAATAGTATCAGTAACCTTGTAGAGAGTCGCGCCCCGAAAGAGAAGCCTACGACGCGAGGCCTGCGGGCCGTGGTGCTGGCGCGCGACGCGGCGCTCAGAGCCGTGCTGGGCGCCGGCTACCCCGCGCTGCCCGCGCTCACCGTCCAGGAGTTCTACGACCAGCGCGTGCGCGACGGCGTGTGAGTGACACTCTCCTACTATGTAGTCTAAACTATAGGATAAACCcacaaatagataaacatccaagacccaggtcattcggaaaaagatcattttccatctttacctgaccggggatcgaacccgggacctccaatGTAGCGATCCGTAATGATGACAAATTCTACAGCTTTCTACCTGTCACCAATAAACCCGTCATCTAGAATGTGAATTAAAGATTTgacataataaatgtaatgaaaattaaaccCGTTATATACAGCTGAAATGTGGATAAAGTTGTGACTTAATGAGTATGATAAATGAACCCCTTGTCTTCAGTTTCCCGGGAAACTGCGACAACATCCCGCACACCACGCTGCAGAGCGCCGACCTCGACCACGACGAGGCCGAGCAGATGCACAAGGTAAGGAATCataactagtattataaatgcgaaagtaagcttGTTTCTTTGCTTTTTTgcttacctcttcacgctcttatctacttaaccaatcttaaatattcaattactttctttttaaatcaaatttcgAACGTTTCGAACGTCgctcatatttaaaataatttaaataataaatttttgttccattatttggttttttaaatattttttgtttccagGAAACGCTAGAGGAAACAGACGACCCGGAAGAATTGGCGCGCAAACGTAACATGGACGAATACAAAGATGACCATCGCCGGGGTTGGGGGAACAGATACAATAGGAGCTAGAACACGAGATTATATCTAAACtgtaatataatgaaaagaaaatattcgtTAACCGATTTCGTACGCGTATTATGAAGGATGTGATAGTTGTTTTGCCGATAGACTACTTAATGGATGGTTAGTTCTAACGTAAGAACTAACGCAGGTAACGTTAGAGCTAACTAGGGTGAAGTGTGGGTTCTCATTTCATTattcactatcgagtcgattcgcagtgagatgcagctaaccaatcacagtgcgccattgtgtcgcgacgacaaccacaccgcaacgtgattggttagctatatctctgcgaatcgactcgatagcgAGAACTGAAACCTACACTTCGTCCTCTGAACGAGGGTCTGGGATGCGGTACGGGTTAAACCTAGCGATTACACTAGTTAAAAATGAGACAATTCGCGAGaatcaatgttatttatagtatCGATACTACCAATTATttatcgatactatcgatattTGCCCGCATTCAATAGTATTATATCATTTTGGACTATCGATCAACAATCTATagtgatatttatttcgtGTAGGTAGAGAACGGCaaacgatatttttgtttctaaaatTGGTATATTTCCCGCGGGTAATTTTTGAAGAAAGCAGTggcggtgtaatggttaagacgccagCCTTCGAATCcaactcgtgccacatgagtttgtatgccaatctgactcatgtatagtagttttcatcgaccaccacttgcttccggtgaaggaaaacatcgtgaggcacacctgcacactggttgattcttattaacttgtgtgtgaaatggagaaggcaacggcgaaccactccattactaatgccaataaaattgttatgtgtgtttaattccacgtaatgaccacgaccttcagccatgaggaatacgactatgaagaagaagcaatTTTTGCGTTGGCGTACAGTCTGTCTATAAAGGGTAGAAAACGATTTTTCGGCGGACCccatttttttgccattgtgATTCCAAATAGAAGGGTTAAGATTGATAAATACCCAGTGTTGCTAGCCAAGAGGATACAgcacatttgtttattttatactctatacaccataaatttttaattctataaaaaaataaaggcttaatattaaagaccctattaatacatgtgagtaatcaaaattttatattatcgtttatcaccaaagttattgaggtttgcgtttatcccaaaatatcaGTGAATTTATGGACGTAGTTTGAAACTCCAATTATTCCAATTCATAGTTTATCGTGTTCTCTCGCTCTCGCGTGCAATGACGCTGGTATAggcaaaaaattaataaataaaaaagaattgccagagtttatcaataaaatttgtgtGAACCGCTGCACTGAACCTACCTTTACTATGAAGCGTAGTCGTCAGGTGGCACACTCTATAaccaattattatagatttttttggataaattttggatttagattttttatgttttgactatGCACAATATTATCAGTAATAAGTACTGATAGCcccattttatattttggcataattaaaaatttatggtttatagatcaaataattataatactaaacTAGAATGCTTGGGTTGGGTGTAAAATTTGTAgcaatttttttctgtcaCTTTTTTTCTGACACTAACAGTTTACCAGAAAGAGATGGCTAGAAtatttgtaccaaattttaggAACTTTAGATATTTGCACGCAGACATTGCGGATATTTAATCTTTATGTCAACGCAAATAGGTCTATTTTTCAATGTCAAGATTACGAATGACGTTTGTTATTCGTAATTATTACAGTTAACATATTAATTCCTATAGACAGACTGTAAAGTAATAcgatatttttcaacaaataatttaGGTTTATTTGGTTTGCATGCGTGCCTATAGTTTGTACCTTTGTactgtttacataataaactatataggtatacttgTACAAAGAAGGttgaagttaattttaataaactatatacataacaaaataaatagcattttatttctatcgTGACTCAAACCAAACcaaatacttacctacttcATCAAACGGGtctaataatgtttttctttgcTGTGCACatttcattgttatattatagaGTCATGTCCCACTGCTCCGTTGCGTTCCATCGTCCTCCGACGGCGACTTTTCACACTCTATTACCTCCAGTGGTTGTCGTACGAGCTGTTATAAGGGATAGAATGCCATGACAGGAGATGGGCAATAATAGAATCTAGTAGCCAgtcaggcggccggtcgtatAGTCACAGATGATTCTACAATAAaggttaattaatttgttttttaaacatttttcatacaaatttactaaaatactcGTTTtttctatcggaccctcgctggCTTGTTGCACCATACTGTCAGGCAAACGGAgacgcatcttttgacgcctcacacggttcgataggaccaccctcCAAAtctttgttaattatttatttcttcatgtCGCCCTGGGCGTCGGCACGTCGCAGCCGGGAAAacgaggatgagagagagtatATAAAGGATGAATTGATGAATGGACGTGACAGATGCGCGCGCGCCCACCTGCCGCTTTCACTGCCGCCGGCCGAAACCGAAAGTATGTGTAATTATTGTGAGCGTATGTGTAATGACGTGGCGATGTGGTAACCAGAGATGATGGTTTTAAGGCATTCTTGTTAAGAGGGCGGTCCCTACTCACCACAGATAtaagccatgccccattgctcactCAGTCGCGCTCCATCATTTTGACGTCCGTTAGCAGAACGCAAAACAACGcataaattgtatgaagtttcgatgtaggtacgtcaacgcacgtcagtaTAAAAATCTAAGAGAACAAGGGAGCTTGAAGGACCTACAACGTGGCGCGTTGTCGCAACGGAGCGCACCTGAGCAATGAGGCATGGCTCTTACGTTACTATGAACATATTCGaaaatttcgaattttattAGCGTCTCGCCGATACAGATAAATCTTGCGAGACTTCCGCACTTCGgtaattgttatataataatatgtatgtctggtaacgaataaattattttaatatgtccTGTTATCTTGCCGCCTGTGCGATAAAACACCTGCACCCTGGATGAACAAGGTCATCCAGGGTGCAGCAACCGTAATGACAAAAAATGGCAGAATATCAGGTTTGAATATATCGTTGGATTGTCATCGACAGCCAAGAAGAGGATTTATAAGATATAGTAGGTACTATATCGAATCGATAGTGAAAGTGTAtgtagtatttttgtttgttatcaatGAACTCAataactactgggccgattttgatgaattttggcACTGCGATAGACGAATCGTTCAATagtgacataggctattttttatggttttacttgagcgaagccggggcggccGCTAATGTTAATACACGAGCTTAAGCTTTTATTAAGCTAAGCCTAGCGAAGCGCCTTCCGTGCTCGCT
This DNA window, taken from Plodia interpunctella isolate USDA-ARS_2022_Savannah chromosome 2, ilPloInte3.2, whole genome shotgun sequence, encodes the following:
- the Tap42 gene encoding immunoglobulin-binding protein 1b, whose protein sequence is MSQSRVGQSHDEENPKHIFEEAMKLFDNIENGKEATNSDPVQMSIKAAISKFEKATNMVSMLGLFSKNESLEELSTDTLQYLLLPALLGTLSLKLCGQPRKEVIDVAEIYFRDFLQRCRDYGLTSIEVPQPSSSTEGTVSRAHTEQGKIEMMVMTREAKIKRYRQQKELQEKLSTLSKAVNMYSVDDETKREYYTTLLHSYVNEALDELASIEQERPILEYMEKNSGESRAPKEKPTTRGLRAVVLARDAALRAVLGAGYPALPALTVQEFYDQRVRDGVFPGNCDNIPHTTLQSADLDHDEAEQMHKETLEETDDPEELARKRNMDEYKDDHRRGWGNRYNRS